The sequence ATTCAATCGGAGGAATGTGCGTAGAATCGCATTCAACACCAAAGGTCAGGTTCCTTGGCCTGAGCACCGTAATGTTGTGGTTGGGACCTATCAGTGAGGCATTGCTCCAATACATGTCAATGTCCGGGAGTAGGATGTTTATATTTACTAGAATATTTCCAAGAATAAATGAGTGAGCGAGAAATTATCATATTCTATTCGAAACAATAGAAAGACTCACGAGTCCCAAGGAACGCAGTCACTGGATACTCAAGTGCAAATGTGTTTCCGTTGTAACCCTTTATGGCTTCTACCTCTACATGATTCGAGTCGTTGACCGCGAGGACCCAGTTTATATCTCCCTCATAGTCATTGGGGTCGAGCGCACCAATGGTCAGTCGAGGATCGGCTCCAGTTAACCGTACACCCCAGACAGGATTAAGCAATTGGCCTTGTTGGTCGAGATGGTAGAGCAAACTCTTCTCGCGGGCACTCTGATTCAGTTGCGGAACGAGCAACCCAAGGTTACCTGGTATCGGGTAAGATTTAATGAGTTCGCCCATTACTCGCTGCAAGAGACCTACCTCCCGAAAAACGGGGCAAAAACTGGATTGACATATTATAGACAAACCCTTGAATCTGGGGTGAAAAAATATAGCACAGGGTTCGAACGCGATGCTTACCAAGTGGGGACTCTTTGGCCTGTAAGAGACCGCCCAGTGTTACAGTTTCGCTCCCGCGAATTCCACCGAATTGTCCGTTCCCAAAGCTCCCGACGCCGAGCTATTATGTACGAAGCATACTAAGCGCCACTGAGATGCCACAATGTAACAATCGACTCACATTTCGATTTGAAGTTGATGATAAACTTGGATCATACATTCCCTCGATGGGACAATATACGCAATCCGGTGTAAGAGCATAAAGAAAGGGACTGGTTGTGTCGATCATGAAGGATGTGTTTTGAGGAGGTGTGCCCACCGCGATATCAGCTCCAGAGAACGGTAACTCGAAACCATCTAATCGTGGAGGACTATGAACAGGGAGTGACACCCAGCCTATAGTGGCGCAGATCAGCTCTCAGCTCTCGGACTGTGAACGTAAAACCGATACTTTTAGAGGCATCAGCAACTAACAAGTAGGAAAATAATGTCCACAAGACTGGTAAAAAGAACATGATAGTATAAAGTATCAAGGGGAGGGTATGCGTCGCCCCAGGCCTTAGATACCATCCAACATCCGATTCTTGTGTGCATGTTAAAAACAAGCGCCGTAACAAAGTCATCGAAACGCATCGAAACGCATATATTACTATCATTCGAAGCTCAGGTATCGAAGCACCTCGGAGGCTTAGCTGGCGCCGTATGCAATAGATGATCAGCTACTCGGAGAGATGACCCCAGACAGCCTAAATAATCAAATTAAATATGTACATGCACTTGCAGAATCCGCTAGTCTAACTGCAAGGAGCGACCCGATTTGCCGTCATCAACCAGACGTACGCTTCTACCTTTGAGCGCCTTCAGGGCTATTCCCTCTGGGAGTTCTTTCCCATCGCAATCCGCATACTTGACATCTCTACACACACCGCCAAGACTCGAATCCGCTAGCACAGCCGCGACCGAAAATAACGTGAACTGCTCCGTTTCTGGCCTGAAATGGCACACTATGATGAAGAGAGCGGCTAGCGTGAAAAGAATGGTCGAAGTAATGACGTGGGGCAACGAGCTGGTGAACACGAGTTTGGCCTCTTGCATTCGGCCAGGGACAAAGCTCCAAGCCATGTTGCCGGAAAGATAGGAGCGCATGGCAGCTTGTTGCGCAATCATATAGCTCTGCGTTAGGGCTTCGACCGGACGGGGAATGAGGACGGGTGTCGTGGTTGCATTATCGAATGATCCGAAAAACATTTGGGTGTAAGGGTTACGCTATCACTGTAGGTCTAGCTCtggtgtatgcgttacccTTACGATACACCGTTACCTCTCCTTATATTACACTTGTACCCGGTGCTCTGTTCAGGCTGATTACTAACTATATACGttcatttggtttcttctgtttacgcatgtatcgacccgggcaccttataaggtcccgggtCCTCTACCCACTCTCCCCCTGTCTTTACTCTTAACATCAATATCGAGTGTGTGTTACGACTTGTCATTTAGGCGACGCCGTCGCCGACCGagtcacatatatacatccgatAAGTAGAGACCTTACATTTTTTGACATATCCAATACCACACTTCGGAGCTAACAACTCACGAAATTTTCGAACGACAGTAGCACGGGTTGGCCTCCGTAGCTCTGTCACCTTGTTTCTATCTTAACCCTTATAGATCGATCTAGAACTGAAAGTACGTACAGAATGAGCAGACAGCTACGCAGTGGGCGCAGCTACGACGCCTCGAAGGAACCCCAAGTTCCTAAACGCAAGACGCGGCAACGCAAGGCCGCTGGGGCGAAGGCCGATGCCAATGAACAGGCATTGGAGACGAACAGTAAGCAATTGATAGTACCCAGAGAAAGGGAACGGCTTACGTTCGGGACGGCTCCTGGGGAAAGAAACCCCAGAGAGAGCGTACATATAGTAGGCACCGGGAGGCGCCGAGGAGTGGCACTCGTCGGGAACGACGCGGTCAAGCTATCCCTGTCTGCCTACGCGGCCCTAACGAATAGGGCCCCACCCATCCGGAGGGTGCTGAGCTGGCCGACACCAGCGATCGAGACCCGCATGATAGCGGATGCCCCCAAGGAAGGGGAAGCAGCGGTTCCTAGGAACGCTGAGGCAGCCGTCAGAGTCCCGGGAGAGCAAGAACTTACCCCCGGAGGAACCGACAGAGCGCCGGCTGCCGTTAGAGCGCCAGAGACACCCTCGACGAACATGAGGAGGAAGGACACGTCCTCGGACAACGATGTGTATGTAACTGCCAGAACAAGTCGAGTATGCGACGAGAGTATCGTTCTGGATAGTGAGGGTGAACCGCTGTTAGCACAATACGTAGTAAATGACGATACCAGTAAGACGCCCTCCGTTAGTAGTGAGCAAAGGAAGTGCAGGCGCCGTAAGTCCAAGGGGAACATGAAAGACCCGATTGGAAGCCCCAGTAATGAGTCTAAGTCAACGGCTAATTATGAGGGACTTACCTGGGATGAGGAGGTCCGACGGGTCAACGGCAAAGACCCGGGTGGTCCAAACACCAGCCTCCCGGACATTAGCAAATGGGTGAATCCCGACTGGTCACGGTCGGGCTACGTCCACGAAAGCAATGAGCAGAGCGCTGGGACCGATGGAGAGAGCGTACAGGTCAATGCGCTCATCTTCAAGGTTGATGACAACTACGTatacgacgacgacgagtaCCTGGAGGTGCTGCGCAATTTGCGCAATCAAGACCGATCTGAGAGCACACATAGTCAGTCCCGAGGGGCTGGCCCATTGCAAGCTCGCCAAACGCACCGAGTCACGGTGGAGGAAATCGACGAAGAGACTGAAACGACTGAGACTAGTCGGACGCGCTCGTACGTCGGTAAAGGAAAGGGCAAGAAGAAGCCTAGGGAAAGGAGCAGGAAACGCAAGCGGCCAAGCCTCGGGATGGCACTCGACGACCTAGAAGGGTCGCGAGGAGAAAGGGGCCGACCCACAGTCAGCAGGGAACCCTCAGTCACGTACCGAGGAGGAGGATACCTGGAAGGACTTATCAGTCCCTCACCAGCTTGACCTACGATGAACGCTGAGAATGACCAAGAAACCGTACCAAGGGGTGATAGGGGCGGGGCTAGAGACAAGCCTACAACCCGTAGCAGAAGAACCAACCCACCGCCTTCTACGGTGGAGTTGCCGGCTCCATTGCATGGGCAAGGTGGTGACGGGGAACTCCCGCATACAGGCACCCCTGGAAGTGACTCAGAGCCCTCCAATTCAGACTCGTCCGACAGTGACTACAGCTCGACCAACAAGTCTATCTCCTCACGATCCACGGGGATGACAAGACAACAAGCTAGCCGTGAGCTGGAAGACATAGTCAGAAAGCTCAGGAAACAGAACAAACGACTGGAGAAGAAAATCGTGACACAGGCAAGATCAGGGTACAAAGCCCAGACGCCTAAAGCTTACAAGGGCGAGGCGGACATCAATAAATACGACATGTTTATCTTTAACTATAAACTATACTTGTCAGATACCAAGCTTAGCGACCGCAAGGCCGTCCTCACAGTGAGCCAATTCCTTGAGGACAAGGCGGCAACATGGTACATGATGAATGTAGCGCCAGACCCTGAAGCTTATACGATGGAAACAATATACGTCGGACTTTACGAATATTGTTTCCCCCCCGACTTCAAGGAGGAGGTGCGACGTCAGTATAACCAGAAGCGGCAAGGGGACCTGAGCGTTCAGGACTACTTTGCCGAGCTGGCTAGGCTCTGTCGCAGACTTAGGGATATTGACAATAGACAACACGTTCTGAGAATCTGGGAGGGCGCCGCGCAGTATATTAAGGTTGAATGGGCTCTAAAATACATGCAGCCGGAAACTACAGACATAGAGACACTGCGAGAAGCGGCATTGGCAGCAGAAAGGGCGCATAAGATCAAACAGAAAATCGAAAGGTTGGGAAACGACAAGGGAAATCCACAGAAGGAGCGGTCGCGTAGCCCCCCCAGGAAGAACGACCGCCGTCCTAATTACAGAAGCTCGGCTAATGGATCAAACGGGAGGAACCGCGACCATAGAAGCGGGAGCTACAATGGTAACGGTAACAGGACGGACAAGCGCCAAGACAAGAATAGACACAAAACGCAAGAAGGAGGGCGCAAAGAGGCGAACACAAGGAAGGAGAAACTCACGAATGAAGAACGAGACAGACTAAAGGCCGCCGGGCTATGTTACGTGTGCCAGAGGTTGGGACATCTGGCCCGGGACTGCCCGAAGTTCCACAAGGCAAGGCCGTCGCATATACGTGCAAACGCGGTTAAAATCAGACCCAAAGAGAAGGTCCAAGTCTTGTCAGTCATGCTCAAGGAGTTGGACAAACTTACCCGGCTGAGAGACAGGGTCGAAGTGAACGCCGTTTGCGTAGGGCAAAAGAACAATGCCACAACAAAGCACATAGAGCGCAATGCGGTCAAGATCAAAGACAACACGCGCAAAGTGCCCGACACGCTGGTGGTTGAAGCGAAGATAGAAGGCAAGTCAGTACGAGTACTGCTGGACTCTGGGTGCCAAACTGACCTAATTTTGTCAACACTGGTCGATCAGCTCAAACTAGATAAGACGGCGCTGACAAAACCGCTGCAAGTTCAACTGGCAATGGCGGGGTCGCGAGGAACTTTACACTATGGTGCACAGGCTAGAATAGAATATCAGACAGTGAACAAAAATCGTCAGTTTGACGTAGGGAACTTAGATaatgtcgtagacacagttgataccagggaatttattcccaatttctcggatttaaacgaaggcaaacgaacaacattttcaatcacgtgacttcggcgcttatatcatacg comes from Rhizoctonia solani chromosome 4, complete sequence and encodes:
- a CDS encoding aspartyl protease; this encodes MFFGSFDNATTTPVLIPRPVEALTQSYMIAQQAAMRSYLSGNMAWSFVPGRMQEAKLVFTSSLPHVITSTILFTLAALFIIVCHFRPETEQFTLFSVAAVLADSSLGGVCRDVKYADCDGKELPEGIALKALKGRSSCGHYFPTCWVSLPVHSPPRLDGFELPFSGADIAVGTPPQNTSFMIDTTSPFLYALTPDCVYCPIEGMYDPSLSSTSNRNLGVGSFGNGQFGGIRGSETVTLGGLLQAKESPLGFVYNMSIQFLPRFSGGNLGLLVPQLNQSAREKSLLYHLDQQGQLLNPVWGVRLTGADPRLTIGALDPNDYEGDINWVLAVNDSNHVEVEAIKGYNGNTFALEYPVTAFLGTLNINILLPDIDMYWSNASLIGPNHNITVLRPRNLTFGVECDSTHIPPIEFSVVINGVEYPVNQPDMVRLPASAQDNICGVGVMKATDSKYTLGLTFLRSVYLAYRFPTGTCPGYWGFAAPKDGPTRTSAQKPRTTPKDAATCLSFTKPSSTPAPTIAVGREFQPSGQKYSVQGQPDYELVELRGVDDLPQLELNGGIYGFGGMLRRGGTRQ
- a CDS encoding Transposon Ty3-G Gag-Pol polyprotein produces the protein MSRQLRSGRSYDASKEPQVPKRKTRQRKAAGAKADANEQALETNSKQLIVPRERERLTFGTAPGERNPRESVHIVGTGRRRGVALVGNDAVKLSLSAYAALTNRAPPIRRVLSWPTPAIETRMIADAPKEGEAAVPRNAEAAVRVPGEQELTPGGTDRAPAAVRAPETPSTNMRRKDTSSDNDVYVTARTSRVCDESIVLDSEGEPLLAQYVVNDDTSKTPSVSSEQRKCRRRKSKGNMKDPIGSPSNESKSTANYEGLTWDEEVRRVNGKDPGGPNTSLPDISKWVNPDWSRSGYVHESNEQSAGTDGESVQVNALIFKVDDNYVYDDDEYLEVLRNLRNQDRSESTHSQSRGAGPLQARQTHRVTVEEIDEETETTETSRTRSYVGKGKGKKKPRERSRKRKRPSLGMALDDLEGSRGERGRPTVSREPSVTYRGGGYLEGLIKTVPRGDRGGARDKPTTRSRRTNPPPSTVELPAPLHGQGGDGELPHTGTPGSDSEPSNSDSSDSDYSSTNKSISSRSTGMTRQQASRELEDIVRKLRKQNKRLEKKIVTQARSGYKAQTPKAYKGEADINKYDMFIFNYKLYLSDTKLSDRKAVLTVSQFLEDKAATWYMMNVAPDPEAYTMETIYVGLYEYCFPPDFKEEVRRQYNQKRQGDLSVQDYFAELARLCRRLRDIDNRQHVLRIWEGAAQYIKVEWALKYMQPETTDIETLREAALAAERAHKIKQKIERLGNDKGNPQKERSRSPPRKNDRRPNYRSSANGSNGRNRDHRSGSYNGNGNRTDKRQDKNRHKTQEGGRKEANTRKEKLTNEERDRLKAAGLCYVCQRLGHLARDCPKFHKARPSHIRANAVKIRPKEKVQVLSVMLKELDKLTRLRDRVEVNAVCVGQKNNATTKHIERNAVKIKDNTRKVPDTLVVEAKIEGKSVRVLLDSGCQTDLILSTLVDQLKLDKTALTKPLQVQLAMAGSRGTLHYGAQARIEYQTVNKNRAYPLHTVTITSRTPPRSSSRATTHAGRSYPTHTMATRSRPPSRARSPVDQGQLGPDFPPASPELGEVSLERVICLLWGLQSQVDRIEQTLSEQNKISREVCTNVENISQAVNVVKDGLAQLQLPRGPHTPEDQKPPAVEETPRAAPKAEPIGKAQPFLGAPAPIISTGAPRRDPLLS